From Coriobacteriia bacterium, one genomic window encodes:
- a CDS encoding Nramp family divalent metal transporter — protein MVAALAGNDAGGIATYSSVGALYGYRMLWMIPVMMLLLSVVQESAARMGCVTGKGFASLIREHFGIRPTALAMGALLVSNTAVTLSEFAGIASGMSLFGIPPVISVPLAGLIVWLLSTGGSYKRVEKVLLAVSCVFLAYVAAAFMAGPDWGAVLGSTFVPHVVGEAGFFSLLIATIGTTIAPWMIFLAQNNVVDRGEGAETLRYQRADSISGSVVACLIAWFIIITTGTVLYPNGIAVDSAADAASALAPIAGAYAEKLFAAGLVAASFLAACVLPGITSSAICEAFGWERGADRSWSEAPTYKGIITFILVLSCAIVMLPDVNLFGIMTTAQVISGVLLPVLLVFHVLIINDRKTMGRYRNSKLWNVLTWGTIVLVGVLTVVMFVMQALGV, from the coding sequence ATGGTCGCGGCCCTTGCCGGCAACGACGCCGGCGGCATCGCGACGTACTCGAGCGTCGGCGCACTGTACGGCTATCGCATGCTGTGGATGATCCCCGTCATGATGCTGCTGCTCTCCGTCGTGCAGGAGTCGGCCGCACGCATGGGCTGCGTCACCGGGAAGGGTTTCGCCTCGCTCATCCGCGAGCACTTCGGCATCCGGCCGACGGCCCTTGCCATGGGGGCGCTGCTCGTGTCGAACACGGCCGTCACACTGTCAGAGTTCGCGGGCATCGCCTCGGGCATGTCGCTGTTCGGCATCCCACCCGTCATATCGGTTCCCCTGGCCGGCCTCATCGTGTGGCTGCTGTCGACCGGCGGCAGCTACAAGCGTGTCGAGAAGGTCTTGCTGGCCGTGAGCTGTGTGTTTCTCGCCTACGTCGCCGCTGCCTTCATGGCCGGGCCCGATTGGGGAGCCGTCCTCGGCAGCACGTTCGTGCCCCACGTCGTCGGCGAGGCCGGGTTCTTCTCGCTGCTCATCGCCACGATCGGCACGACGATTGCCCCGTGGATGATCTTCCTTGCGCAGAACAACGTCGTCGACCGCGGCGAGGGAGCGGAGACGCTGCGCTACCAGCGGGCCGACAGCATCTCGGGGTCGGTCGTGGCCTGCCTCATCGCGTGGTTCATCATCATCACGACGGGCACGGTGCTCTATCCCAACGGCATCGCCGTGGACTCGGCCGCCGACGCGGCGAGCGCCCTGGCCCCCATCGCCGGCGCCTATGCAGAGAAGCTGTTCGCCGCCGGCCTCGTGGCAGCGAGCTTCCTGGCAGCGTGCGTGCTGCCCGGCATCACGAGCTCGGCAATCTGCGAGGCGTTCGGGTGGGAGCGCGGCGCCGACCGCAGCTGGAGCGAGGCGCCGACGTACAAGGGCATCATCACGTTCATCCTGGTGCTGTCGTGCGCCATCGTGATGCTGCCCGACGTCAACCTGTTCGGCATCATGACGACGGCGCAGGTCATCAGCGGCGTGCTGCTTCCGGTGCTGCTCGTGTTCCACGTGCTCATCATCAACGACCGCAAGACGATGGGGCGCTACCGCAACTCGAAGCTGTGGAACGTGCTGACGTGGGGGACAATCGTGCTCGTCGGCGTGCTGACCGTCGTGATGTTCGTCATGCAGGCACTGGGCGTGTAG
- a CDS encoding CBS domain-containing protein, translated as MPYLSGILGTQVVDADGEKIGTVSDVGAAVGEVFPRITALAFRGPANVPFMISWRKYVASATEDLITLNVPATSVRFSYLQPDELLLRRDLMNKQIVDTQGMKVVRVNDLKLSSAGDGELRLLGAEVGARGILRGIAPSLEKLVCGAARALGKPIPERIIAWSYMDLLDRDISQVKLSVTHKSLEDMHPADIADIIEQLDPRLRAQVFRQLDAESAADTMAELDDELQADVIDDLSEREAAGMIAQMDPDDAADIIGELSYDKAEKLLHLMGVKEEKAIRQLLGYPKDTAGGIMTSEFVALPGTATIADARARLRGLDEDFESVHYIYTLDDEGALAGVVSLRDIIVSPDDSRLADLAFTDLITASPEDDQRDVAEEMGKYSLLGIPVVDENRKLLGLVTVDDALDVIEDEHERDLELTTGTRSETVGDAGAGHLSWYLRRELWFGVWLAVCALMQHVAPGGLSMVLLAFLPAVLLVADDMLPFAAGSIIDSEEDAPSLAGLLVRDLVIGLTMGALGWLLVSCALWSESLPFAGAASTTLVSCVAGAAMVTVALVVGSAAIATRVFTKRAEQSKPTPGVGASLVVMLAASAVFVALTVGICALAGAL; from the coding sequence ATGCCCTACCTCTCTGGAATCCTGGGAACGCAGGTCGTCGATGCCGACGGCGAGAAAATCGGCACGGTGAGCGACGTGGGCGCCGCCGTGGGCGAGGTGTTCCCCCGCATCACGGCGCTCGCGTTTCGCGGCCCGGCCAACGTGCCGTTCATGATCTCGTGGCGCAAGTACGTCGCCTCAGCCACGGAGGACCTCATCACGCTCAACGTCCCGGCCACGAGCGTGCGCTTCTCCTACCTGCAGCCCGACGAGCTGCTGCTGCGCCGCGACCTCATGAACAAGCAGATCGTCGACACGCAGGGCATGAAGGTCGTGCGCGTCAACGACCTCAAGCTCTCGAGCGCCGGCGACGGGGAGTTGCGCCTGCTCGGCGCCGAGGTGGGCGCGCGCGGCATCCTGCGCGGCATCGCCCCCAGTCTGGAGAAGCTCGTCTGCGGGGCCGCCCGCGCCCTGGGCAAGCCCATACCGGAGCGCATCATCGCCTGGAGCTACATGGACCTGCTCGACCGCGACATCTCGCAGGTCAAGCTGTCCGTGACGCACAAGTCGCTCGAGGACATGCACCCGGCCGACATCGCCGACATCATCGAGCAGCTCGACCCGCGGCTGCGCGCCCAGGTGTTCCGCCAGCTCGACGCCGAGAGCGCCGCTGACACGATGGCCGAGCTCGACGACGAGCTGCAGGCCGACGTCATCGACGACCTGTCCGAGCGCGAGGCCGCCGGCATGATCGCACAGATGGACCCTGACGACGCCGCCGACATCATCGGCGAGCTCTCCTACGACAAGGCCGAGAAGCTGCTGCACCTCATGGGCGTCAAGGAAGAGAAGGCCATCCGCCAGCTGCTCGGCTACCCCAAGGACACGGCCGGCGGCATCATGACGTCGGAGTTCGTGGCGCTGCCCGGCACGGCGACCATCGCCGACGCGCGCGCCCGGCTGCGTGGGCTCGATGAGGACTTCGAGTCGGTGCACTACATCTATACGCTCGACGACGAGGGGGCGCTCGCCGGCGTCGTCTCGCTGCGCGACATCATCGTGTCCCCCGACGACTCCCGCTTGGCCGACCTGGCGTTCACCGACCTCATCACGGCGTCGCCCGAGGACGACCAGCGCGACGTCGCCGAGGAGATGGGCAAGTACTCGCTGCTGGGCATCCCCGTCGTGGACGAGAACCGCAAACTGCTCGGCCTCGTGACCGTGGACGACGCGCTCGACGTCATCGAGGATGAGCACGAGCGCGACCTGGAGCTCACGACCGGCACGCGCTCCGAGACCGTCGGCGACGCGGGCGCGGGCCACCTCTCGTGGTACCTGCGCCGCGAGCTGTGGTTCGGCGTGTGGCTCGCCGTGTGCGCCCTCATGCAGCACGTGGCGCCAGGAGGGCTCTCCATGGTGCTGCTGGCGTTCCTGCCTGCGGTTCTGCTGGTGGCCGACGACATGCTGCCCTTCGCCGCCGGCTCGATCATCGATTCCGAGGAGGACGCGCCCTCGCTGGCGGGGCTGCTCGTGCGCGACCTCGTCATCGGCCTGACGATGGGCGCGCTCGGCTGGCTGCTCGTGAGCTGCGCGCTGTGGAGCGAGTCGCTGCCGTTTGCGGGGGCGGCGAGTACGACGCTCGTGAGCTGCGTCGCCGGGGCCGCGATGGTGACGGTGGCGCTCGTCGTCGGCAGCGCGGCGATTGCGACGCGCGTGTTCACGAAGCGTGCCGAGCAGAGTAAGCCGACGCCCGGCGTGGGCGCGTCGCTGGTGGTCATGCTCGCCGCAAGCGCCGTGTTCGTGGCGCTGACGGTGGGGATCTGCGCGCTGGCCGGGGCGCTGTAA
- a CDS encoding FAD-binding protein: MSTRTSIDRRDLVKLGGLVSATALTAGAAQALASEKASASSDSATSAGVTATSDAPWLPASWDYEADVIVVGCGGAGLCALIEARDQGMSAIGIEHMSITGGNSRICNGGMDLPGSPLQKEQGIEDSADIFYEDLINNLGDDVNEPMMRLYADLSAELYDWLTDLGMEFLQGEVRATNGTSRPREHFIAPSSGIDFFEQQALERGAEIHLETKCVSIIQDPITKRVLGIQATGPEGETLYYKAKRGLVMSSGGYAMNVDMMNEYVMGKGAENLLHSGHVGDDGTGMLACMELGVATRHISYIGLLCTSHPEGFGVHGCAMYHMGAILVNQEGERFVDESRGYTNIWPDVLQQTDQVCYCIYDQAIADENSNNNSSYYDHQKNVDSGLLIEAQTIEELAEKIGCDAATLQATLDQYNGDVEATGVDSVFGRDHRITESGDLITIAQAPFYAWKTAISVACTQGGLKKDLTCQALDVKGNVVPGLFLAGNISHYSEQGITAGTRQSHDASGTGFGGALAFGRYVSQQIAQLMEPWDEA; this comes from the coding sequence GACCGCAGGGATCTCGTCAAGCTGGGCGGCCTCGTTTCCGCCACGGCCCTGACCGCCGGCGCGGCCCAGGCGCTCGCCTCCGAGAAGGCGTCCGCCTCGTCCGACAGCGCGACGTCGGCCGGCGTCACCGCCACGAGCGACGCCCCCTGGCTGCCCGCGAGCTGGGACTACGAGGCCGATGTCATCGTCGTCGGCTGTGGCGGCGCCGGCCTGTGCGCCCTCATCGAGGCGCGCGACCAGGGCATGAGCGCCATCGGCATCGAGCACATGAGCATCACGGGCGGCAACTCGCGCATCTGCAACGGCGGCATGGACCTGCCCGGCTCGCCCCTCCAGAAGGAGCAGGGCATCGAGGACTCGGCCGACATCTTCTACGAGGACCTCATCAACAACCTGGGCGACGACGTGAACGAGCCCATGATGCGCCTGTACGCCGACCTGTCCGCCGAGCTCTACGACTGGCTGACCGACCTGGGCATGGAGTTCCTCCAGGGCGAGGTGCGCGCCACGAACGGCACGTCGCGCCCTCGCGAGCACTTCATCGCGCCGTCGAGCGGCATCGACTTCTTCGAGCAGCAGGCGCTTGAGCGCGGCGCCGAGATCCACCTCGAGACGAAGTGCGTCTCGATCATCCAGGACCCCATCACGAAGCGCGTGCTGGGCATCCAGGCGACGGGCCCCGAGGGCGAGACGCTGTACTACAAGGCCAAGCGCGGCCTCGTCATGTCGTCGGGTGGCTACGCGATGAACGTCGACATGATGAACGAGTACGTCATGGGCAAGGGCGCCGAGAACCTGCTGCACTCCGGCCACGTGGGCGATGACGGCACCGGCATGCTCGCCTGCATGGAGCTCGGTGTGGCGACGCGCCACATCAGCTACATCGGCCTGCTGTGCACGTCGCACCCCGAGGGCTTCGGCGTCCACGGCTGCGCCATGTACCACATGGGCGCCATCCTCGTGAACCAGGAGGGCGAGCGCTTCGTCGACGAGTCGCGCGGCTACACGAACATCTGGCCCGACGTGCTGCAGCAGACGGACCAGGTCTGCTACTGCATCTACGACCAGGCCATCGCCGACGAGAACTCCAACAACAACAGCTCGTACTACGACCACCAGAAGAACGTCGACTCCGGCCTGCTCATCGAGGCCCAGACCATCGAGGAGCTCGCCGAGAAGATCGGCTGCGACGCCGCGACGCTGCAGGCGACGCTCGACCAGTACAACGGCGACGTCGAGGCCACGGGCGTTGACAGCGTGTTCGGCCGCGACCACCGCATCACGGAGTCCGGCGACCTCATCACCATCGCGCAGGCCCCGTTCTACGCCTGGAAGACGGCCATCTCCGTGGCCTGCACGCAGGGCGGCCTCAAGAAGGACCTCACGTGCCAGGCGCTCGACGTCAAGGGCAACGTCGTGCCCGGCCTGTTCCTCGCCGGCAACATCAGCCACTACAGCGAGCAGGGCATCACGGCCGGCACGCGCCAGAGCCACGACGCGTCGGGCACGGGCTTCGGCGGCGCGCTGGCGTTCGGCCGCTACGTGTCCCAGCAGATCGCCCAGCTCATGGAGCCGTGGGACGAGGCGTAA